In a genomic window of Thiosocius teredinicola:
- a CDS encoding c-type cytochrome: MFKTLLPAALLLLCSSPVWAADLANGQLINKSCALCHGVHGQGASGRLSPRIAGLPREYLIKAMKDYVEGKRRYPLMVRTSQIDEFTERDYEDVAAYLSSLDLSSDERFNINSSVGDVKAGSKVYRSDCRNCHNRDGYGKPSKEAPPLAGQHPEYLYTTMRGFKEGHRIHANDEEDDTFKEYEDQDFINLAAYLSTLDDAKVVQGYEFTPPVYKKTPRQLAAAREGTIQITDITQTVVRMAVDKGVTVEAAESAMLNKAEEIGLKKVAQQKVSKYLSKQGVEMPHLSIYQFCNPLDARLMVIADPVFSSYMPCRISMVEDKEGKLWLMMLNLDMLIDSELLPTEVVETAVKVNQQMLDVMTAGASGASQ; encoded by the coding sequence ATGTTCAAAACCCTCCTGCCAGCAGCTCTGCTGCTCCTGTGCAGCTCGCCGGTTTGGGCTGCCGATCTGGCCAATGGCCAACTCATCAACAAAAGCTGCGCCTTATGTCACGGCGTTCACGGACAAGGGGCTTCAGGCCGCCTGTCCCCCCGAATTGCGGGACTGCCCCGCGAATACCTCATCAAGGCGATGAAAGACTACGTCGAAGGCAAGCGCCGCTACCCCTTGATGGTGCGTACCTCGCAAATCGACGAGTTCACCGAACGCGACTATGAAGATGTCGCAGCCTACTTGTCGTCGCTCGACCTGAGTTCAGACGAACGCTTCAACATCAATTCGAGCGTCGGCGACGTCAAGGCGGGCAGCAAGGTCTATCGCTCCGATTGTCGCAACTGTCACAACCGCGACGGCTACGGCAAACCCAGCAAGGAGGCGCCGCCACTGGCGGGTCAGCATCCCGAGTACCTGTACACCACCATGCGCGGGTTCAAGGAAGGCCACCGGATCCATGCCAATGACGAAGAAGACGACACCTTCAAAGAATACGAAGACCAAGACTTCATCAATCTCGCCGCCTACCTGAGCACGCTCGACGATGCCAAGGTGGTACAGGGCTACGAGTTCACGCCACCGGTGTACAAGAAGACGCCGCGGCAACTCGCCGCAGCGCGTGAAGGCACCATTCAGATCACCGACATTACACAGACCGTGGTGCGCATGGCGGTCGATAAGGGTGTAACCGTCGAGGCCGCCGAGAGTGCCATGCTCAACAAAGCCGAAGAGATCGGACTGAAAAAGGTTGCGCAACAGAAGGTCTCGAAGTATCTGTCGAAACAGGGCGTCGAGATGCCTCACCTGTCGATCTATCAGTTCTGCAACCCGTTGGACGCACGCCTGATGGTCATCGCCGATCCGGTGTTCTCCAGCTACATGCCCTGCCGGATCTCGATGGTCGAAGACAAGGAAGGCAAGCTGTGGTTGATGATGTTGAACCTCGATATGTTGATCGATAGTGAGCTGTTGCCGACCGAAGTGGTCGAGACGGCCGTCAAGGTCAATCAACAGATGCTCGACGTTATGACCGCGGGCGCAAGCGGCGCATCTCAATAA
- a CDS encoding hydrogenase maturation protease: protein MRNPLPEDQRRPSLIRIIGLGSPFGDDRAGWHVIRSLEDRVAAGVDAVALDRPGAALVNWFADVDNVILVDAVAGEGPPGRIIEIDDLATLQLAGSFSSHQLDLAATLKLAQTLGTLPRKLTLYGIAVGQPDLETLRDSVATAAERLAVQLIHQTKAEQAAISG from the coding sequence GTGCGCAACCCACTTCCTGAAGATCAACGTCGACCGTCGTTGATCCGCATCATCGGTCTCGGCTCGCCGTTCGGCGACGACCGCGCCGGCTGGCACGTTATCCGATCGCTTGAGGACCGGGTCGCCGCCGGTGTCGACGCGGTCGCACTCGACCGGCCGGGGGCCGCGCTGGTCAATTGGTTTGCCGACGTCGACAACGTCATCCTGGTGGACGCCGTCGCCGGCGAAGGGCCGCCCGGGCGGATCATCGAGATCGATGATCTGGCAACCCTGCAGCTTGCCGGCAGCTTCTCCAGTCACCAACTCGATCTCGCCGCCACGCTCAAACTCGCGCAAACGCTCGGCACCCTGCCGCGCAAGTTGACCCTCTACGGTATCGCGGTCGGCCAGCCGGACCTGGAAACCCTGCGAGACAGTGTTGCCACCGCTGCCGAACGGCTGGCCGTCCAATTAATTCACCAGACAAAAGCCGAACAGGCGGCGATATCTGGGTGA
- a CDS encoding Ni/Fe hydrogenase subunit alpha translates to MTERSVSIHVPAMTRVEGEGALRLQIENGDIQTLALDIFEPPRYFEKFLEGRRYHEVIDIVARICGICPIAYQMSAAQALENAFGLEPSDWVKAMRRVFYCGEWLQSHALHVHLLAAPDFLGFDSVVGMAAEYPDAVRRGLQLQGLGNDLIRLLGGRSVHPVGACVGGFHRAPEQAEVDDMLSRLNTALPEAETLVEWSAGLTMPDDPQDFVNVSLRHESDYPLEQGRIVSDEGLDITVDEYEQHFVETHRAQSTALFSSLHDKPYLVGPLARLNLNLDRLPAASRALLDKTGIRFPNRNMFLSLFARALEIHVAIIEAIRLLENYTLPDESAAAVTPRAGIGCGATEAPRGLLWHRYEVDAHGTIRAARIVPPTSQNQARIEADLHRSLVAFGLDQSDDALRLRAETVIRNYDPCISCATHFLKINVDRR, encoded by the coding sequence ATGACTGAGCGTTCGGTATCGATACATGTGCCGGCGATGACGCGCGTCGAAGGCGAAGGCGCGCTGCGCTTGCAGATAGAAAACGGCGACATTCAGACCCTGGCGCTGGATATCTTCGAGCCACCGCGCTATTTCGAGAAATTTCTCGAAGGCCGGCGCTACCATGAGGTGATCGACATCGTGGCGCGCATCTGCGGCATCTGCCCGATCGCCTACCAGATGAGTGCCGCGCAGGCACTGGAGAACGCCTTTGGCCTCGAACCCAGCGATTGGGTCAAGGCAATGCGGCGCGTGTTTTATTGCGGCGAATGGCTGCAAAGCCACGCCCTGCACGTGCACCTGCTCGCGGCACCGGATTTTCTCGGTTTCGACAGCGTGGTCGGCATGGCAGCCGAATACCCGGACGCGGTGCGGCGCGGATTGCAGCTTCAGGGTCTGGGCAACGACCTGATCCGCCTGCTCGGCGGCAGATCGGTGCACCCGGTCGGCGCCTGCGTCGGCGGATTCCACCGCGCCCCTGAGCAGGCCGAAGTCGACGACATGCTGAGCCGATTGAACACGGCGTTGCCGGAAGCCGAAACGCTGGTCGAGTGGAGCGCCGGACTCACGATGCCGGACGATCCCCAGGACTTCGTCAATGTGTCGCTGCGCCACGAATCGGACTACCCGCTCGAACAGGGACGTATCGTTTCCGACGAAGGACTCGACATCACGGTCGACGAATACGAACAGCACTTCGTGGAAACCCATCGCGCGCAATCGACCGCACTGTTCTCGTCACTGCATGACAAGCCCTATCTCGTCGGACCGCTCGCACGCCTGAACCTGAATCTCGACCGGCTGCCGGCGGCCAGCCGCGCGCTGCTCGACAAAACCGGCATACGTTTCCCGAACCGCAACATGTTCTTGAGCCTGTTCGCGCGTGCGCTGGAGATCCACGTGGCGATCATCGAAGCGATACGGCTGCTCGAGAACTACACGCTGCCCGATGAATCGGCAGCTGCGGTTACACCACGCGCCGGGATCGGCTGCGGCGCCACCGAGGCGCCCCGCGGCTTGCTGTGGCATCGCTACGAGGTCGACGCACACGGCACTATTCGCGCTGCGCGTATCGTGCCGCCCACCAGCCAGAACCAGGCCCGCATCGAGGCAGACCTGCACCGCAGCCTGGTCGCCTTCGGCCTGGATCAGAGCGACGATGCATTGCGCCTGCGTGCCGAGACGGTGATCCGCAACTACGACCCGTGTATCTCGTGCGCAACCCACTTCCTGAAGATCAACGTCGACCGTCGTTGA
- a CDS encoding NADH-quinone oxidoreductase subunit B family protein, whose translation MALPRIAVHKFSSCDGCQLAFLNAGEDLLKLAGLVDIRHFLEAGMSEEDADVDIAFVEGSVSTPDEIERIRKVREHSRYVVSIGACSTAGGLQALRNLDGSHEAWKQAVYAQPEYITTLDRAEPASEHIKVDLEIWGCPVNGQQVLAAVQQLLLGVVPTLKRDKVCMECKRQQATCVMVVHGMPCMGPVTRTGCGALCPRYGRDCYACFGPAENINTAAMSRRLTDLVDNRTDVARRYLFINSHAEGFLDEGRRHYQQGFSDD comes from the coding sequence ATGGCACTACCACGCATCGCGGTACACAAGTTTTCATCGTGCGACGGCTGCCAACTGGCGTTCCTGAATGCCGGTGAAGACTTGCTCAAGCTCGCCGGCCTGGTCGACATACGTCACTTTCTCGAGGCCGGCATGAGCGAAGAAGACGCCGATGTCGATATCGCCTTCGTCGAGGGCAGCGTGTCGACGCCCGACGAGATCGAGCGCATCCGCAAGGTGCGCGAACACAGTCGCTATGTCGTCTCCATCGGCGCCTGCTCCACCGCCGGCGGTCTGCAGGCACTGCGCAATCTCGACGGCAGTCACGAAGCATGGAAGCAGGCAGTCTACGCACAGCCGGAATACATCACCACGCTCGATCGTGCAGAACCCGCCAGCGAGCACATCAAGGTCGACCTTGAGATCTGGGGCTGCCCGGTAAACGGCCAACAGGTGCTGGCAGCCGTGCAGCAGTTGCTACTCGGCGTGGTGCCGACGTTGAAACGCGACAAGGTCTGCATGGAATGCAAGCGCCAACAGGCAACGTGCGTGATGGTCGTACACGGCATGCCCTGCATGGGACCGGTCACGCGCACCGGATGCGGCGCATTGTGTCCGCGCTATGGACGCGACTGTTATGCCTGCTTCGGGCCGGCAGAAAACATCAATACCGCGGCGATGAGTAGACGCTTGACCGACCTGGTGGACAACCGGACCGATGTCGCACGTCGCTACCTGTTCATCAACAGCCATGCCGAAGGGTTCCTCGACGAAGGACGCCGCCACTACCAACAGGGCTTCAGCGATGACTGA
- a CDS encoding ExeA family protein, with translation MYEAFYGLSNDPFRLLPDAGICFPHRSCAQAWAYLRYALKRGEGVVVVTGPPGSGKTTLADRLINELNPSKTVSVRMVASDLESIDLLRKLAYSFGLPAEGMDVALLTHRLERYLIELEHSQRRALLMIDEAHKLSNLSLEGLRILTDLQSRSRPVLQLFLLGQENLEEVLQVPGMEQFQQRVIASCRLQRMDLAETKSYMEYRLAQADWRGDPSFNGPAVLQIFRYSQGLPRHVNKICSRLLLHGSSEEKHALEASDVQTVVQDMHSELLAPLSNAAGLLEGAAEVSEEKVAQLALVPPPKIQQPPPRIENSREEMNALFLTEEQARRAERLDDERNAARAAGRRLPPHRHNGARRSFAIRRAVFHAAQMPGKLLSRGMDATKESLPRYAKALNAQLSKQAAAANTLWTRGRERIAAMSAKDGAESALPANKVPLALAAGVVAAVLVGVVWMNAGDDTSEVAAEGGSDRAGSRGAAGLPAGDLANASVLHHDKYVDAAALQGGVLGSADAGPLGATGLTLLNSGSDASPWRLDAGHISFTELRNERFDRMSGTDAEVDSKLAVKVANDIAGPLLGRVAEVTSSLDVWGLAKLQATARKKSNAPASGDARPVAAKTEAQPGAEQSVTQVQPADHDAGESEEESDNIALVVSSERNSAPGFVEFLPAPAAGIAKQNTGGEAEDMAGANATVTTSDGGNTPNKVQVASLDARQLSATTAAQDATDIVDPRVVRNLGLAAEAFDDDRLLIPEATSAYTYYQRALDIDADNADALAGMQKIAKRYNALAWGALRGKSYDRANLFVDRGLRVQPNDRELLAMRNRIGDAVAQQRAAANAHAEAQARAVRESERARQAAAAERERERQRQQARQQAPSENAFQRLMRMMDGR, from the coding sequence ATGTACGAGGCGTTTTACGGGTTAAGCAATGACCCCTTTCGGCTCTTGCCAGACGCCGGGATCTGTTTCCCCCATCGGAGTTGTGCACAAGCCTGGGCCTACCTGCGCTACGCCCTGAAGCGCGGCGAGGGCGTCGTGGTGGTTACCGGCCCGCCAGGTTCGGGCAAGACGACGCTTGCCGACCGCCTCATCAACGAACTCAATCCATCCAAGACCGTCAGCGTGCGCATGGTCGCATCGGATCTGGAGTCGATCGATTTGCTGCGCAAGCTGGCGTACTCCTTCGGCCTGCCTGCCGAAGGCATGGACGTCGCGCTGCTCACCCACCGTCTCGAACGCTACCTGATTGAGCTGGAACACAGCCAGCGCCGTGCGCTGTTGATGATCGACGAAGCGCATAAGCTGTCTAATCTTTCGCTCGAAGGTCTGCGCATTCTCACCGATCTGCAATCGCGGTCGCGACCGGTGCTGCAACTGTTTTTGCTTGGCCAGGAGAATCTCGAAGAGGTTCTGCAGGTGCCGGGTATGGAGCAGTTCCAGCAGCGCGTGATCGCCAGTTGCCGTCTGCAGCGCATGGACCTGGCAGAGACCAAGTCGTACATGGAGTACCGCCTGGCCCAGGCCGATTGGCGCGGCGATCCGTCGTTCAACGGTCCGGCCGTGCTGCAGATTTTTCGTTACAGCCAGGGTCTGCCGCGACATGTGAACAAGATCTGCAGCCGCTTGCTGTTGCATGGCAGCTCGGAAGAGAAACATGCGCTCGAGGCAAGCGATGTGCAGACCGTTGTGCAAGACATGCATAGCGAACTGCTCGCACCGCTGAGCAACGCGGCCGGCCTGCTCGAAGGCGCGGCCGAGGTATCGGAGGAGAAAGTGGCGCAACTGGCGTTGGTGCCGCCGCCGAAGATCCAACAGCCGCCGCCGCGCATCGAAAACTCGCGTGAAGAAATGAACGCGCTGTTCCTGACTGAGGAGCAGGCGCGTCGTGCCGAACGTCTCGACGACGAACGCAATGCCGCGCGGGCTGCCGGTCGTCGTCTGCCCCCGCATCGCCACAACGGTGCGCGCCGCTCGTTCGCGATTCGCCGCGCAGTGTTTCACGCGGCCCAGATGCCGGGAAAACTGCTGTCGCGTGGAATGGACGCGACCAAGGAGAGCCTGCCGCGATACGCCAAGGCCCTCAATGCGCAACTCAGCAAGCAAGCGGCCGCTGCCAACACCTTGTGGACCCGCGGTCGCGAACGCATTGCAGCGATGTCGGCGAAAGACGGCGCGGAGTCTGCGTTGCCCGCCAACAAGGTGCCACTCGCGCTGGCCGCGGGCGTGGTTGCCGCGGTATTGGTCGGCGTCGTGTGGATGAATGCGGGCGACGATACATCCGAAGTGGCAGCAGAGGGTGGCAGCGACCGTGCGGGTTCACGGGGTGCTGCGGGATTGCCGGCCGGCGATCTGGCTAATGCCTCGGTGTTGCACCACGACAAGTATGTCGATGCGGCAGCATTGCAGGGTGGGGTGCTCGGCTCGGCCGATGCGGGCCCGCTCGGTGCTACCGGTCTTACCCTGCTGAACAGTGGTTCGGATGCATCGCCATGGCGTCTTGATGCCGGGCATATCTCGTTCACCGAACTGAGGAACGAGCGTTTCGACCGCATGAGCGGAACCGATGCTGAAGTCGACAGCAAGCTAGCGGTGAAGGTCGCCAACGATATCGCAGGGCCGTTGCTCGGCCGGGTGGCGGAAGTCACCAGCAGTCTCGACGTATGGGGTCTGGCCAAGCTACAGGCCACGGCGCGCAAGAAATCGAATGCGCCGGCGTCGGGTGACGCGAGACCGGTTGCGGCAAAGACGGAAGCGCAGCCGGGCGCCGAGCAGTCAGTTACCCAGGTGCAGCCGGCCGATCATGATGCCGGCGAGTCCGAAGAAGAGTCAGACAACATCGCGTTGGTGGTGTCGTCGGAAAGGAACTCGGCTCCCGGGTTCGTTGAATTTCTGCCGGCACCGGCGGCAGGCATCGCGAAGCAGAACACCGGCGGTGAGGCCGAGGACATGGCCGGCGCCAACGCCACGGTAACAACGAGCGATGGCGGCAATACGCCGAACAAGGTGCAGGTTGCATCGTTGGATGCGCGCCAGTTGTCTGCGACGACTGCGGCGCAGGATGCGACGGATATTGTCGACCCACGTGTCGTGCGTAACCTCGGGTTGGCCGCTGAAGCATTCGACGACGATCGGCTGCTTATTCCGGAAGCGACGAGTGCCTATACCTACTACCAGCGCGCGCTCGATATCGATGCAGATAACGCCGATGCGTTAGCCGGCATGCAGAAGATCGCGAAGCGCTATAACGCGCTGGCCTGGGGCGCTTTGCGCGGCAAGTCGTACGACCGCGCCAATCTGTTCGTCGATCGTGGTTTGCGGGTACAGCCGAACGACCGCGAACTGCTCGCCATGCGCAATCGCATCGGCGATGCGGTAGCGCAGCAGCGTGCAGCGGCCAACGCGCATGCCGAGGCGCAAGCCCGTGCTGTTCGTGAATCGGAGCGTGCGCGCCAAGCGGCTGCGGCGGAGCGGGAACGCGAGCGCCAACGCCAGCAGGCGCGGCAACAGGCGCCGAGCGAAAATGCCTTTCAACGTCTGATGCGGATGATGGACGGACGCTGA
- a CDS encoding KamA family radical SAM protein, with amino-acid sequence MSTTSALSRIAFDSATPSAEPRAFKVYTQRDLDKIEALNTLSEETRFEMRVVSSVLPFRVNAYVIDELIDWRKVPNDPIYQLTFPQRDMLTPDMYERMAEALRANLPREQLQALAQTLRAELNPHPAGQLELNVPCTDDGERLNGVQHKYRETVLFFPSQGQTCHSYCTFCFRWAQFVGDKELRMASTEAAKLHAYLKSHTEVTDLLITGGDPMVMKTKHLVSYLEPLLQPQFSHIQTIRIGTKALTFWPHRFVTDNDADELIDLLQRLSAAGKHVAIMAHYNHWKELSTDIAQQAIARLRATGAEIRSQGPLLAHINDNADDWATMWRTQVGLGIVPYYMFVERDTGARHHFEVPLARAWNIYRDAMQQVSGLGRTARGPSMSAGPGKVEIQGIAEIQGEKVFVLRFIQGRNPDWVQRPFFARYDENATWLDQLKPAFGEQRFFFEDEYEAMQQPT; translated from the coding sequence ATGTCCACGACGTCCGCTTTATCACGGATCGCATTCGATAGTGCGACTCCGTCCGCCGAACCGCGCGCCTTCAAGGTCTACACGCAACGCGATCTCGACAAGATCGAGGCCTTGAACACCCTGTCGGAAGAAACACGCTTCGAGATGCGGGTGGTGTCATCGGTACTCCCGTTCCGCGTGAACGCCTATGTGATCGACGAACTCATCGATTGGCGCAAGGTACCGAACGACCCGATCTATCAACTGACGTTTCCGCAGCGCGACATGCTCACGCCGGACATGTATGAGCGCATGGCCGAGGCATTGCGTGCCAACCTGCCGCGCGAACAGCTGCAGGCGCTCGCACAGACGCTGCGTGCCGAGCTCAACCCGCATCCGGCCGGCCAGCTCGAACTCAACGTACCCTGCACCGACGATGGCGAGCGGCTGAACGGTGTGCAGCACAAGTACCGCGAGACCGTATTGTTCTTCCCCAGCCAGGGACAGACCTGCCACAGCTACTGCACGTTCTGTTTTCGGTGGGCGCAGTTCGTCGGCGACAAGGAACTGCGGATGGCGTCGACCGAAGCCGCCAAGCTGCATGCCTACCTGAAATCACACACTGAGGTCACCGACCTGCTGATCACCGGCGGCGATCCGATGGTGATGAAGACCAAACACCTGGTCAGCTATCTCGAACCCTTGCTGCAGCCACAGTTCTCGCATATTCAGACGATCCGCATCGGCACCAAGGCGCTGACCTTCTGGCCGCACCGCTTCGTGACCGACAACGATGCCGACGAGCTGATCGATTTGTTGCAACGCCTGTCGGCGGCGGGCAAGCACGTCGCGATCATGGCGCACTACAACCATTGGAAGGAACTGAGCACCGACATCGCGCAGCAAGCCATTGCGAGGCTGCGTGCCACGGGCGCCGAAATCCGCAGTCAGGGGCCGTTGCTGGCACACATCAACGACAACGCCGACGATTGGGCGACGATGTGGCGCACGCAAGTCGGGCTCGGCATCGTTCCTTACTATATGTTCGTCGAACGCGACACCGGTGCGCGGCACCATTTCGAGGTCCCGCTGGCACGCGCCTGGAACATCTACCGCGACGCCATGCAACAGGTTTCGGGACTGGGTCGAACCGCACGTGGTCCAAGCATGAGCGCCGGGCCCGGAAAGGTTGAGATCCAGGGCATTGCCGAGATCCAGGGTGAGAAGGTGTTTGTGCTGCGCTTTATCCAGGGACGCAACCCGGATTGGGTACAGCGCCCGTTCTTCGCGCGCTACGACGAAAACGCGACCTGGCTCGATCAACTCAAACCGGCCTTCGGCGAGCAACGCTTCTTCTTCGAGGACGAATACGAGGCAATGCAGCAGCCGACGTGA
- a CDS encoding FAD/NAD(P)-binding protein encodes MNAYLPREAEVVERIEESPNTFTLQLKLTDDAPYSFEPGQFNMLYLYGVGEVPISIVAEADKERVLTHTIRALGRVTNGLAALRKGDRIGLRGPYGHGWPMRAAEGRDVVIVTGGLGCAPSVSIIHHILEHRERYGHLSILQGVKHTDDLIWREQYDRWEAMPDVRVLLAADIGSPDWRGHVGLVTALFDKLTLEPRKTIAMLCGPEIMMHASADLLHTRGIPADAIYLSMERNMQCGIGHCGHCQIGSQFVCRDGPVFVWPQVRELLGVRGY; translated from the coding sequence ATGAACGCCTACCTGCCACGCGAGGCCGAGGTCGTCGAGCGTATCGAAGAATCGCCGAACACCTTCACACTGCAACTCAAACTGACCGACGATGCGCCATACAGCTTCGAACCCGGACAGTTCAACATGCTGTATCTCTACGGTGTCGGCGAGGTACCGATCTCGATCGTCGCCGAGGCCGACAAAGAGCGCGTGCTGACACACACTATCCGTGCCCTCGGCCGTGTGACCAACGGCCTGGCCGCGCTGCGCAAAGGCGACCGCATCGGTCTGCGCGGCCCCTATGGCCACGGCTGGCCGATGCGTGCAGCCGAAGGGCGCGACGTGGTGATCGTGACCGGCGGACTCGGCTGTGCACCGTCGGTCTCGATCATTCACCACATACTCGAACATCGCGAACGCTACGGGCACCTGAGCATCCTGCAGGGCGTCAAACACACCGATGATCTTATCTGGCGTGAACAGTACGACCGCTGGGAGGCCATGCCCGACGTCCGTGTGCTGCTGGCGGCCGATATCGGCTCTCCCGATTGGCGTGGGCATGTCGGCCTGGTCACTGCCTTGTTCGACAAACTCACGCTGGAGCCCCGCAAAACCATCGCCATGTTGTGCGGCCCCGAGATCATGATGCACGCCTCGGCCGACCTGCTGCACACCCGCGGCATCCCGGCTGATGCGATCTATCTCAGCATGGAGCGCAATATGCAGTGCGGGATCGGTCATTGTGGCCACTGCCAGATCGGCAGCCAGTTCGTGTGCCGCGACGGCCCAGTGTTCGTCTGGCCGCAGGTGCGCGAACTGCTCGGCGTAAGGGGGTACTGA
- a CDS encoding PA0069 family radical SAM protein, with translation MKGSRGRGAGDNPANRYHAHAKQAFDDGWHQEPPVPLRTQVAIDSTRKAITYNQSPDIPFDRSINPYRGCEHGCIYCYARPTHAWLDLSPGLDFESRLFARPALPGLLKAELAAPNYRAAPVALGAITDAYQPIERDWLISRQVLEILAEMHHPTVIVTKSALVERDIDLLQDMAREQLVEVAVSLTTLQRPLARALEPRAAAPQRRLQTVTRLSEAGVPVRAMIAPVVPVLTEPEIETLLQAAADAGAVTADYVLMRLPLEVSPLFRDWLEAHYPDSAAHVMNHVQALRGGRDNDSTFGRRLVGSGVYADMIRQRFHLARRKAGLDGAIELRSDLFRAPRADGQLTLF, from the coding sequence ATGAAAGGCTCGCGCGGGCGCGGCGCCGGCGACAACCCGGCCAACCGCTACCATGCACACGCAAAACAGGCTTTCGACGACGGCTGGCACCAAGAGCCGCCCGTACCCCTGCGCACGCAGGTTGCCATCGACAGCACCCGTAAAGCGATCACCTACAACCAATCGCCGGATATCCCCTTCGATCGCTCGATCAATCCCTATCGTGGCTGTGAGCACGGCTGCATCTATTGTTATGCACGGCCGACACATGCCTGGCTCGATCTCTCGCCCGGACTGGATTTCGAGTCACGCCTGTTCGCCCGACCCGCGTTGCCCGGTCTGCTCAAAGCGGAATTGGCTGCCCCCAACTACCGCGCTGCACCCGTCGCCCTTGGCGCGATCACCGACGCCTATCAGCCAATCGAACGTGACTGGCTGATAAGCAGACAGGTACTCGAGATATTGGCCGAAATGCACCACCCGACCGTCATCGTCACCAAATCAGCATTGGTTGAACGCGACATCGACCTGTTGCAGGACATGGCCCGCGAACAGCTGGTCGAGGTGGCCGTGTCGTTGACGACGCTGCAACGGCCGCTCGCGCGCGCACTCGAACCGCGCGCCGCGGCGCCGCAACGCCGCCTGCAAACCGTTACCCGGCTGAGCGAGGCCGGTGTGCCGGTCCGGGCAATGATCGCCCCCGTCGTACCGGTGTTGACCGAGCCCGAGATCGAAACCCTGCTCCAGGCCGCCGCCGATGCCGGCGCGGTGACGGCCGACTACGTGCTGATGCGCCTGCCACTCGAGGTATCGCCGTTATTTCGTGACTGGCTCGAGGCCCACTATCCCGACTCGGCCGCTCATGTCATGAATCATGTGCAAGCGCTGCGCGGGGGTCGTGACAACGACAGCACCTTCGGCCGGCGACTCGTCGGCAGCGGCGTCTATGCCGATATGATCCGTCAGCGTTTCCACCTCGCCCGCCGCAAAGCGGGCCTCGACGGTGCCATCGAGCTGCGATCCGACCTGTTCCGCGCACCCCGGGCCGACGGCCAATTGACCCTGTTCTGA
- a CDS encoding 4Fe-4S dicluster domain-containing protein, with the protein MNDSLFLPRDALQTLIEQLKSDGFRVIGPCVHDDTIQYRDLADSATLPFGWTDDQAPGNYRLTQVDSPRAFAWATGAQALKPYLFKPRETLWRAQRDAAGKLTFSSEQIEDQPLAFIGVRACDIAALKLHDKHFLDGVKDSNYAARRAGLFIVAVHCAYPADTCFCASTGDGPAAADGFDLALNELEDGYLVEVGSERGKAIAARLPLAAASSDLQHQGAQAVAEAAKRQHRQLPSGNLQKPLFERLHHPRWDQVAARCLSCGNCTSVCPTCFCNAQIDAPALGGEVTEHLREWDSCFTEGHSYLHGFMVRPETGHRYRQWLTHKLGSWHEQYGRSGCVGCGRCITWCPVGIDLTEEANVLCNSAAGESPQ; encoded by the coding sequence ATGAACGATTCTCTGTTCCTCCCACGCGATGCGTTGCAGACGCTGATCGAGCAGCTGAAGTCAGACGGCTTCCGCGTGATCGGCCCCTGTGTGCACGACGACACCATTCAGTACCGCGACCTAGCCGACAGTGCGACCTTGCCGTTCGGCTGGACCGACGACCAGGCCCCAGGCAACTATCGATTAACGCAGGTCGATTCGCCGCGCGCCTTCGCCTGGGCGACGGGGGCACAGGCGCTCAAGCCCTACCTGTTCAAACCGCGTGAAACACTGTGGCGCGCGCAACGGGACGCCGCGGGAAAACTCACGTTCAGCAGTGAGCAGATCGAAGATCAGCCGCTCGCCTTCATCGGCGTGCGCGCCTGCGACATCGCGGCATTGAAGCTGCACGACAAACACTTTCTCGACGGCGTGAAAGACAGCAACTACGCTGCGCGCCGCGCTGGACTGTTCATCGTCGCAGTGCACTGCGCCTACCCTGCCGATACCTGTTTTTGTGCCTCCACCGGTGACGGTCCGGCCGCCGCCGATGGATTCGACCTGGCGCTGAACGAGCTCGAAGACGGTTACCTGGTCGAAGTCGGCAGCGAGCGTGGCAAAGCCATCGCGGCGCGATTGCCGCTCGCGGCGGCAAGCAGCGACCTGCAACACCAAGGCGCGCAGGCCGTCGCTGAAGCGGCCAAACGTCAACACCGGCAACTGCCCTCGGGCAATCTGCAAAAACCCCTGTTCGAGCGCCTGCACCATCCACGTTGGGATCAGGTTGCAGCACGCTGCCTGTCGTGCGGCAACTGCACGAGCGTCTGCCCGACCTGTTTCTGCAACGCGCAAATCGATGCACCGGCACTCGGCGGCGAAGTCACCGAACACCTGCGCGAGTGGGACTCGTGCTTTACCGAAGGCCACAGCTATTTGCACGGCTTTATGGTGCGCCCCGAAACCGGTCACCGTTATCGCCAATGGTTGACGCACAAACTCGGCAGTTGGCACGAACAGTACGGTCGCAGCGGTTGTGTCGGCTGTGGTCGCTGCATCACCTGGTGCCCGGTCGGCATCGATCTGACCGAAGAGGCCAACGTGCTGTGCAACAGCGCCGCCGGGGAGTCGCCGCAATGA